ACTTCCAGTAGTCACACCCATTGTCACCCATCCTAACACTTGGTTTGCATGCAGACAGCCAACATAACTACAACATAGCTAACACATAACACGCTCAGAccccatgtgcacacacagatAGTGTCCCCCTGGAAATGGGACACAGGGGCTTGCAGAAACCCACAACAGCTTACACCCAAAATCCCACCTTTGTTCACTGAGCATCTGCTATGTCCCAGCTCCGGGACCAAGCTgcaaacaacagagaaaaatccCTGCCTTCCTGGAGCCGACATTTTAGTAAGGGATGAGGAGACTGTAATGGGATGACACATAGACTACAGTCACCCGAAGTGACACTGACAGACGCCAGCCTCCTCATACACTGGCTCACACGTCGACCTGCAATTACCCACAATTAGCCTGATGCACACCCACGAGAGCAGTGACATCCACACACAAACAGAAGCCCACGGGATGCtggcacacgcacacacacacacacatgcacacatgcacctGGCGTTGAGACAGCACACACCCACCTGGACTTACAGATGCCCACGGCCCCCCGAAAGAGCTCGGACCCAAAGCCCACTGTGGGCCCCCTTAGTTACAGCCACTCGCCGCCCACACTCACTCAGACGGAGCCCACCCCCATCCAGCCCCAGGGTCTTCCTGCACCTGGGGGGGGCTTGGTGGAGGTGTCTGAATTTTCCACCCACCTGCTCTGCAGTCACCAGCCCAGCCCCGGAGAAGCCGGAGCCGCTTGCCTGCCCCCCCAaacccccagccctggccccacaTCCGGTGGAGACTGCAAAGGAAGTTAACGGTGCACCCGCCACCCACGGTCTGGGCAGGACAGGCGAGTGCCTTGTCTGGGGACCCTGGCATGAGGGGAAGGCGGGGAGATGGTCTTGGGGAGGCGGGTGGGAACCTGGGAGGTCGTGCAGGTGTGGCTGGAACAAGGCGCCCTCTGCCCGCCAGTCTAGACAGGTTGGGTCACCCCCTGTGGACCACCCCCAGGCTCACACTGTCACTGCACCCCCCATAATGGGCTCTTTGTCTGCCAGGTCCTGACCACCTCCTCCCCTTGGAACCCCCAGGCAGAGATGAGCACACACACAAGAGGGCACACAAATGTggacaaacacacaaacacacacataggGGTACACAAAGATACGCATGGGGACAGACCCAGCTGCACACACAGGgacaacatacacacacagggacacacagggacacacacatacacagatacacacaggCTACCAACACCCTCTGGAAGCTGGGGGGTCTCTAactgcccccccccaccttgtTCTTCAACTTGGTGAAGCAGAGCTGCCTCGGCCTACCCTTGCCATCTGTCACCGCCGGGACCTTTCACCTCTGACCCTGACCCCAGACCTGCGCCAGCTGCCCTGTCTTCCTGGAGCTCTGGGTGGGGGGGAGCTGCCCCCCCCTTTATACCCAGCCCCTGCCCAGACAGACATTcccagctggggtgggggctcctgggGGCTAAGGATGATGAGGGAGAGGCAAAACGAGGGTCCCCGAGGGCCCTAAAAGGCAGCCAACCCTGCCCCATGGCCCGGGTTTGGGGGTGTGAGGAAACAGGGCCCCCAAACCCCCTCCCTGCTGGGCTTCAAAGTTAGACCAAGACCAGCGGGGCCCTCGGACGGCCTCGGGGGGCCCCAGACCCAGACGGATGTGGTCAGATCAGAGGGGCGTGGGTGGGTGACCCCCACAGGCCAGCACACCAGGAGTCAGCGCCCTGCACACACGGGACAGAGGGTGACACGGGGTGTGAAGAGCCAGCCACATAAGGCAGACCTAGACGGCTccggacagacagacagacagacacaggccGGGAGCCCCAGAGAAACACAGGCCCGTCCGGGGCACAGCCAGACCCAGACAGGCGACCCCGGCTGACAAAGAGACGGGCGGACCCAGACAGACCCGGAGGGCGGGAGAACGGCCACGACCGCGGGCAAAGGGAGTCAGACCCCGGGGCGGGCCAGACAGCGCCGCCCCCTGGGCTGGGAGCCCCGCCCCCTTGCCCCGGCACCGCCTTCCCGGGGAGACCCCTTACAGGGACCCCAGCCCTTGGCAGGGAAGCAAGTGGAGGGGAGGCACTGAGGGCGAAGGGGTGTCTTGGGGCGCCCCCCCCGGGGCCACAGGGTCTCTTGCCCGATTCAAAGCTTTTGAGGAACAGCCGCGCCCCCCTGACACCTGAACTCTCAGAAGTTTCACTCTCCCCATCGATACAATGGGTGTCCCCCAAATGGCCAAATGGGAGGGATGCTCATAAAGCGCTATacgattattattattatttcattaccCTGCCCTCCTAAGCCACCCTCCGCCCCCGGTTTCTGGGCTTGCTTCTCCCTGGCTCCAGGATGCTCAGGCCGGACACCCCGCGCCTGATGGGCTCCGCGCCCCATTCTCCTCGCCACCCCTCGAGAGGGAGGCCCCCTAGGCCCAAGGGCCTGGACGCCGTGGGGCgggggtgaggaggggggtgAAGGGAAGCAGCCTAATGGGGGTCCGCCGGCCGCGGGTGGGGGTGGATGGGTCGAGGGGGGCGGCGCCCCATTCCGGGCTTGGGGTGGGGACAGGACTAGACCCCAGCGAGGGGGAACCGAGTAGGCGGGTTCTGGGGTCGGGGTCCCTTGGGGGTGGTAGGGGAGTTTCATGGGGGTGGGCCCCGTGGGGCTGGGCTCACTGAGGGCGGGCTGGGGGACTCCGTGGGGGTCTAGGTGGGCGGGCTTGAGGGGAGGGCCCTAAGGGGGCGGGGCTCTGTGGCGGGGGCGGGCTCTGAGGGCGGGGCCCGGGGGCGGCCCCGAGGGGAGCGGGGCTCTTTGAGAACAGATTTAGGGGGCGGATCTATGGGGGTTGGGTTTGGGGGACGGGCTCCCCGGAGGCCTGATGGACAGGCTGTAGGGGGAGGGTCTGAGGGGCAGGTGACGGGTGGGTGGGCCTGAAGGGGCGGGTCTTGGGGGGGTGGGGCCTTGGTCCGCGGCTTCTGGGGGTTGGTCTGAGGGGGCAACTCTAGGTGGGTACTCGGGGGCGAGTCCTGAGAGCTGCGCAGGCTCCTGCCCTCACACCTGTGGTCCCCGGCCCATGCTGGGGTTACAACAGGGGTTTCCTTTGGGGCTCAGTGTCCCCCTTAGTGAAATGGGAGGGTCCAGAAAATTTGAACGTCCCTCTCCAGGACTTCTGGGGTCTCCTGAcccaggtgggggagggggaccGGCCTCCCCTTTCCTTGGTCGCCGCTTGCAATGGGGGGAGTCGATGGGGATGCAGGCTTGAGCAGAGTTGGGGTGTCCCTAAAACTCTGCACAGTCCCTGGGGGAGGACCTGCGTGTCACTTTACGGACGAGAAAATGGGGGGTGGTGGCAGCATCTTGCTGCGGTAGGGCCTGAGCGCACTCGTTTTTGAGGCCTGAGGGTTGGCGGCCGTGCACCCCTACATCACAGCCCGAGTCCTCCGGTGCTCGCGGGAGCCCCTGGCAGCGGGCGGGCCCCCTCTTTGGTCCTCGCTCTTTCCCCGGGGTGGGTAAAAGGGACCCGCGGGTAGCTCTGGCTGCCGCCCCGACGGCCCCACACCCCACCGCACCCCACCCACGGCCTTCCTTGGTTTTCACCCTTGCAAAGCCCAGCACTGACCACTCCCCAGGGGGCTGTTGTGATTCATCAACAATTGTGCCCGGAACACAGTGGGGCCAGCAAAGGGATTACATTGTATTAAAATCACTTGTTTATCTGCCCATTGGACTGGGCGCCCGCAGGGGCAGGGAGGTATTGAGGGCAGACATCTCTGGCAGACATCTGGGGGCCAGATGGACGCCCCCCGCCCACCCCCATGCCTCTGGCTGCCACGCCCTttggcctcagtctccccaactGCCTCTCATACAGCCTGTGGGTTCGAGGGGGTGAGGAAACCGGGGCACCCCAGCCTGGCTTCTGGGGTACAGGAGCCCCCGAGTATTTACTGTGCTGCTTGTCATGCTCCCCGCTTTTCCCAGGCACCCAGTGGCTGGCTGAGTTCATCAAGAGACAGGGGGCCCCTTCGTCCCCTCGCCTTCCTGAGTGGGGGTGTCCCTGCCCCCCACACTTGACCCCTGGAGGAACCAAGGGTTTGGGGGAACATTCAACCTGTCGGTGAGTTTGGGCAGCTCAGGCAAACCATCGACCGTTGAGTGGACCCCGAGGCCTGGAACTGCCGTCCGCCTGTCTGGACCCCGGCCTGGGatctgggggtgtggggtgggagtggggggcgcTAGCAGGGGAGCACGCCCCCTCCCTCGGCCACAGTGAAGGTCACAATCAACATTCATTGTTGTCGGTGGGTTGTGAGGACTGGAGGCCAGACCCGCCAGCAGATGAATGTCACTGTGGCTGGGTCAGACGCGGCCTGGGGGGGGCGGGAGGGGGGACAGGACCCACCCCCggcgcccacccccaccccccaccccccagaaacCCCGCAGCCCGGACCTCGCCCTGACCCAACCCTCTTACCCGTTGGGATCCCGATGGACGTGGAATGGATGAGGGGGATAAATCTTGGAGGGCTTCGTGGTGGTGGGGGCAACCACAGGCTGGGGGAGGCcgccaaaaaaaaaaccttcctgaAAGGGGCATGGAGAAGCTCCCTGGAAGACTCAGTAAAGgcttcttgaatgaatgaatgaatgaatgaatgaatgaatggaatggGTAAGGGGTGCGGTCCCCTTTTCTGTGTCCCAGTCCTGGGACCAGGTTTCCCACCCAGCCCCGCTGCCTTGTGCTCGCTTCACCCTCCTGCTTGCCCACCGTGCACCGTTGCACACGCAGATCCCACCTGGGTGCGCTCCcggccacccccaccctcccggGGCTGAGCTGAGGGAGCCGGGGAGGGCAGAGAAGACAGATGGCCGAGTGCGTCTCCCCCGTTAGGATCTCCGGTGCCTCCGCTTCACCCCCCTTCTCACCCCGTAGTGTTTGCtttcaccccctccccacccttggGCAGCAACGGGAGGGTCCCCTGTAACTGGCTGGGGGAGGCAGGCTTTCGGGCTTGCCTACTGTAAACAACCCCGATCCATGGGCAGGGGGTTTCCTACCTCGGCTTGTTCATCCATGAAATGGGAATTCAGCTGGGATCGTGGGTGCCCTCGCCCTCACGTCTCCGGATTCAACCCCTTTCCAGAAGCTGCCGGGGCAGCCTCGGCActgcccacccccatccccaccccgagAGCCCTAGGGGCACCTGGCCCCTTCTCCAACCCAGGGTTAGGAAGAGAAAAGCTACTAAGTTACTGAAATCTTCCCTGCCTGCCTTTGGGGTGGGGCTCCCGGCTCCTCCGTCACACtgaggggcaggaggggtggCCCTCCTCCAGGGAGAGAAGTGCCAGGGGCAGCCCCCTCCCAGTGCCCTCGGTGGGGTGTGGCTCCAGATTGCAAGGGAGCCCCCTGCAGCCTGGGtcctcctgctccccacccccaccccctgggaATCCAGGCAGCCCCAGGGCAGGTGCATGAATGGAGGGAGAGGGGCAGCAGCTCGCAAGCCCCCCAGTGACAGTAAGGAGCCGCCCACAGCCTGCTCCTCCCCCATCGCACCCCCTCAAAGAGGTAAAAGGAGGGAACTGACAGCCCAGACTCCCAGGctccagagaggggaagggaggggtgtGGAGGCAGGGGCCGAGGGTCTGCACTTCTCCCAGGCAGGGTTGCATCTCTGTCTGTCCCCCTGCTTGGCACGCGTTGCCCGGGCCTGCCCCTCCCAGCCATGGGGACCTTTGACCTGTGGACTGATTACCTGGGGCTGGCGCGTCTGGTGGGGGCTCCGCGGGGGGAAGAGGAGCCCGAGGCCAGGCTGGACCCCCAGCCAGAGCCCGCGCCGGGACCGGGGGGTCAGAGGCCCAGCCCGGAATCCCCGCCAGCCCCGGAACGCCTGTGCTCCTTCTGCAAACACAACGGCGAGTCGCGGGCCATCTACCAGTCCCACGTGCTCAAGGACGAGGCGGGCCGGGTGCTCTGTCCCATCCTGCGGGACTACGTGTGTCCGCAGTGCGGGGCCACGCGCGAGCGCGCCCACACCCGCCGCTTCTGCCCGCTCACCGGCCAGGGCTACACCTCGGTCTACAGCTACACCACCCGCAACTCGGCCGGCAAGAGGCTGGCCAGGCCCGACAAGGCGCGGTCGCAGGACGCGGGGCAGCGccgaggaggaggagcaggtgcCTGGGgtactggggggctggggggctgcttGGAGGGTCCTGCCCTGGCTGCCTCGGGCATCTGACTGGGCCTCTGTGATGTGGGATTAACCCCAGCACCCACCTCAAAGGGTTGGGgagtggatggtggtggtggagagaaTCTGAGCAGAGAGCTTAAAACAGCGTTCCGGAAGTTTTGTCCAGGGTGGGGAAGCTGGGGCTGGGGTCGACTGTAGGGCCTTGGGCCAGTTGCCCTCCCTCGCTGGGCCATGGGGAGACATGCCGTCCTTTCCCGGGAGGAGGGCTGCAGGGCACAGTGGTGGGATCAGGTGGTAGTGGGGGGGGACAGCAAAGGTTCCAACCCCATGCGGGCCTTAGGAGCTGTGTGGCCTGGGGGAAGttgctcagcttctctgagccccagtcAAGAAGTTTGCTCATCTCTTCTGGGCCAGGCGCCGGCTCGGGCCAGTGGGTGAACAAGGTCACTCACCTTTGAGAAAGCGGAAGTTAAAATGCAGGGAGATGGGTGCTGAGTgatggggggtggagtgggggtggaCAGAAGCTCCTGGCCCGGATGAAAAggccaggagggcttcctggaggaagtgaaaGCCTGGTTCTGTTGGGTGGAGCATGACTCAGGCCTCGGCTTGCATGCAGAACTTCCAAGGCCAGAGAGGGGCTTGTTCGGGAACTTTGCATGTTTTGGATGAAGAAGGGTGTGTGCATGTatgggggcggggtggggctCCAGATTTCAGGGACAGCCTAGGTCCTTGTGGGTCACCCTAAGGAGTCCAGGGAGCCAGGGAAGGGGCAAGGCCAGATTTGCATGTCGCAGCGAAGGCCCTGGAGGAATGGGTTCGAGAGGGCTGGAAGGGAGGAGGTGTCTGCACAGGACGGAGGCAGCGAGGTTGGAGGGAGACCCTTCCCCTGGGGAGCAGCAGGTTGCACGGGAGACTCTGGGGGGCTGCGGGGACAGAAGCTTAGGAGAGAGCTGCCTTGGAGCTGATCCCATGGCGGCCTCAAATGTCACCCAGGATCTTGTTCAAACGCAGATGCTGGTtctgcagggctggggtggggcctgagcttCTGCATTTAGAACCAGCTCCCCCCACGGGGGTGCCATTTGTGTCTCAGGTCTGCAGACAAGGCTTTCAGTGGCAATTATTACAGATGCAGATGCTCTCCTAAGAGAGATCCGTGTTAGCAACTTCAATTGCCTTCGAGGAATTCTGGCGACAGAGGAGGCTGGAGTCTGATGGGGGCAGTGTTGTTGCCTGTTGGGGTGCTGCCTTCCCCATCAGACCGTGATAGGCCCTCGAGGGTGGCGGCTGGAcgggctccccaaagctgtgcagAGGACGCTGGTTAGGGGGCTGGAAGACACCTTCCTGGGGGGAGATGCTGTTCTCTGTGAGGCTGGTGAGGTCCATGCTCTCAGAATCTTCCTGTCTATCCCTTATGTCCAAGGGGGCAGGACAGCTCACTTCCCCGGGCGTCCCTGGTCACTTTCTCCGGGTGTGACAGGCACCCGGGGCAGCACGGCCGGAGTCAGAATTTTCTGTGCTTAGTCTGGGGCTCTGGGTCTCACCAGCGCCCCCCATCCATGAGTGTCACGGGGGCTGCTGTTCCAGGAGGAGCCCCCAGGTGGCACCAGAGACCCGGCGGCCGGGAGGTGGACCCGGGGGCGGTGAGCCAGCAGAGCCTCGCCTTCTGAATTGttttcctcctcccccttccctttcAAAATCCAGGTTCCAAAGGTGCCGGCGAGTCTTCTGGAGCCTCGTCTGCATCCTGCTGTCCCTCCACTTCCGCCTAGGTGGCCAGCGCGGGGAGGGCGGGGCCCAGGGGTGCTGCCTtcaccaggggttgggaccccACTGTCCCCATCCCTGGCTCGGTGGAGGGAGAACTTCGGGGAAGGACCGCCCTGTAGGGACCGGCCTCGggaccccccacccacccagcctcGGGGGGCTGTCGGGGGAGCAGGGCCTGTGGAAAGGGCAGGGGGTCCCCGGGCTCCCCCACTCTCTCCGCCAAGCTTCCGGCCTGGTGGCAGCCTGCCCTGTTTACACATGTTGAGTCAGCGCTCAATAAATAAATGCCTTAGGAATGAGGCGCGGGCGAGATGGGGTCATGATCACTTGCACcttgctggggctgggggtgcacCCCTTTTCCCTCCTAGAAACGTGTCAACCAGGTGGGTTTCGCCACCTCTGCTCTCTCCAACTGCTGCTCCCCTCAGGCTCGGGTGACAGCTGGTCTATGCAGATAAAGGGCAACTTGTGGCCCTGAAGCCACTTCTGCCCAGGCTGGTATTTCCAAACTCCTCTCCAGCTGCCCCTGACTTATGACAGGCCAAACGGGGGGACTGTCCCCCACTGGAGGTGGGGTGCTGTCTTGGGGAAATCAAGAGAAAGCTTGACGGAGCCCACTATCCCATCTTTCTCACCAAGGAGCCCATCCTTGAAGGCTTGTATGGCCTCAAGAGATGATGGAGTCACACCCCAGACAGCTCAGAGCCCGGGAAGGGTGAACTGAGGGTGAGGTGTGAGGAGCACACTGGGGGCAGAGAATGGAACTAGACTGCTGGGGGGTCTGATGGCCGACGCCTTGGGCAGAGGGCACTGTGGTGGGGTCTCCTTGGGAGATGGGACATCATAGAGGAATTTCTCCTGGGTGCTGGCACTGAGGGGAACCCCCCCACACCCCCTGCCTCCTCGATCCCCGAGGTCTTGCTGTCTTGGCCTCGAGGGCAGTGGGTGGCAGTGTTGGGGAAGCTGGCACCCCGGGAAGCAGCTCAGCTGTGGGCCCCCCATCCCAGCCCACACCTTCTCCTGGGTGAGGGGGGAGAATTGGATGTGGCAGGTCTCTTCTGCCTTTGGCTTCTCCAACCTGGGAGGGCGGCTGGGGTGAGCTGGAGTGGGAGGGGCTCTTGGAGATGCCCTGCAGTCCAGGTTTGGGGAGAGAACAAGGAAACAGGAGAAAAGCACAGCCCTGGCTCCCTAGAGGCCATAAGCATGAGTGATGTTAGGGACATACACTCCCGCTACCCTTCAGCTGAATGCAAACCACTAACGGCAAACCAAGCAAAGGGGCAAGAGACAGGACCAGGGCAAACTGGGGTCTGGTGGGGGGTTGTTCATGGAAGGAGTTGGGCGTTAAGCCTGGAGAGGTGCTGAGACCCTGACCCTCCTCACTCCCCACTGCAGTGGGAGGAGGGCCCTGCATGCTGGAGGAGTTGGGGTGAGGGGGGCATTGGCTGCGGGAGCCACAGGCAGAGCCTCTCTTGAAGTTGCTGGTCTGGGCAGCCTCAGGGTGACTGGTGGAACCGAAGCATCAGTTTCCCTGCGGTGGGGATGGCAGGGGTGGGGCCAGCACCAGTGGAGCTGGTGCCAAGGTTTACGTGGACTAGACCTGTAGCGCCTCCCCAGTCACCCCACAAGAAGTAGCCATGTGTGCATCCCTAGCAGGGCCCCGGACTGCTTCCCTGCAACCTGGGGGCTGAAAGCGGCTCATCCCTTCCGTGCAGAGTGACGGAGCAGAGGGCTGCAGGCTGGGGGGCTCTGGCACACCCGCTGTGTCTCAGTGGGTTTAAGGCTCTGCAAAGCATCCCCGTGTGTGCTTGAACGTATGCCTTCAGGCACATGGCCCTGTGCACACCCAGCCACCCCGAGGGGAGGAGAGAACACTCAGTAGCTTTGTGCGGACCCCTTGACCTGCGTCAGCAGCAGGACCCCTCCTCTGCTTCCAGGGTGGATGAGAAGTGAGCAGCGAGGAGGGGGCCCACCCATCGCTGGGGAGGTGAAGGAGAAAAGTGACGGGCTTCGGGCAGAAAGTCACGGAACCCAGGTGCCTCAACCCCAGACAGCAGGTCACGGGACCTTGCACAAGAGAATCATTTATTCGTGGTCTTCCCagggaggagaaaatggaaatcagagaggagaaaatggaaatcaGGAGCAGGTACAAATTATGACCAACAAAGGGAACCCTTTTCTCCtcggggaaaaaaagaaatccagaacCTTCCATAACCTCAGTTATGGACTGAAATTTGCAAACCAAGGTAAACATCAGGGCAGCGGGGAGTGGGGGCCTCCTGGGCCCGGAGGTGGTGCTGCTCCCTCCTCAGCCCGTGGCCCCCTGGGGCTTCTGGGACCACTTGGAAcagctgtggggggtgggggtgggggcaggggacatGCTGGAAAGCAGCTGCAGCAGCCCCCACTGCTGAGCCCGCGACCACTGAGAGAGCAGGAACGGGGGGCACCTCCTGTGGCCAGGGGTCTTCTCATGGCCCTACAGGTCCCTCCAGGGTTGCTCTCCCCAGGGGAGCCCTGCAGCCCCCTTCGAGGCGTGGGGCGCGGGGCCTTTCCCCGCCGGCTTTGCCTTCCGGTAGCCGAGGCGCTTGCAGGCCTCCAGGTCCCGGTGGGCCCCCATGATGAGGCGGCTGCGGGGAGCAGGGTGTGAGCTGCCTGGGGCTTGGCCCACGGGAGGCTTCACACACGCTCCCTCGCACACCCACTCGCAGAAGCGTATGCACAGATGCCTGAGTCCATGAACACTTACCCACTTGCACATGCACACGCTCACACAGGCACACCCACCCACAGGCACGCATGCTCACACTCAGGAGTACAAACCCGCCAATGCTCACTCCCATATCCACTCAATGAAATGCACGCACGCCCATGCACTCACGCTCATTTGCACATGCTTACACGGGCACACCCACTCACGTCCACACCTACCCACATGCACATTACAAGGCACGTGTCCACTCACACGCAGGCTTGGACGGTGGGTTAGAGAGGGGGAGCTGCTGGCTCTGACCCTCTTGGGAACTTTGTGACTGCAAAGCACCCCATCCTGCCCCCCAACACCCTGCCTCGGCCCTA
Above is a window of Choloepus didactylus isolate mChoDid1 chromosome 25, mChoDid1.pri, whole genome shotgun sequence DNA encoding:
- the LOC119520357 gene encoding proline-rich proteoglycan 2-like; the encoded protein is MGEEQAVGGSLLSLGGLRAAAPLPPFMHLPWGCLDSQGPVVAPTTTKPSKIYPPHPFHVHRDPNGSQAGVQTGGRQFQASGSTQRSMGLPRAPEDSGCDVGVHGRQPSGLKNECAQALPQQDAATTPHFLVPWAGDHRCEGRSLRSSQDSPPSTHLELPPQTNPQKPRTKAPPPQDPPLQAHPPVTCPSDPPPTACPSGLRGARPPNPTPIDPPPKSVLKEPRSPRGRPRAPPSEPAPATEPRPLRALPSSPPT
- the NANOS3 gene encoding nanos homolog 3; the encoded protein is MGTFDLWTDYLGLARLVGAPRGEEEPEARLDPQPEPAPGPGGQRPSPESPPAPERLCSFCKHNGESRAIYQSHVLKDEAGRVLCPILRDYVCPQCGATRERAHTRRFCPLTGQGYTSVYSYTTRNSAGKRLARPDKARSQDAGQRRGGGAGAWGTGGLGGCLEGPALAASGI